The proteins below come from a single Pseudomonadota bacterium genomic window:
- a CDS encoding GGDEF domain-containing protein, with protein sequence ATLQLHLDQATENIRQLETRLVEVEKKAGTDSLTGINNRHSFEKYLQEVCRSCKREERFVMIMFDIDHFKQFNDNYGHRVGDLVIRNVAQLVAAELPAKGFVARYGGEEFAVILKDQNLDAGLAVAEHLRQIVASRELRRGRDGSRLGQVTISLGVAAGQAGADPETVVERADAALYRAKGNGRNRVEAASA encoded by the coding sequence CCGCAACCTTGCAGCTTCATCTTGATCAGGCGACCGAGAATATTCGTCAGCTGGAGACCCGCCTGGTTGAGGTCGAGAAAAAAGCCGGGACCGATTCCTTGACCGGAATCAATAATCGTCACAGTTTTGAAAAATATCTTCAGGAAGTCTGTCGCAGTTGCAAACGTGAAGAACGGTTTGTCATGATCATGTTTGACATCGATCATTTCAAACAGTTTAACGATAATTATGGTCATCGGGTCGGTGATCTGGTGATCAGAAATGTCGCTCAGTTGGTCGCGGCGGAATTGCCTGCCAAAGGTTTTGTCGCTCGTTATGGGGGAGAGGAATTTGCGGTTATTTTAAAGGACCAGAACCTGGATGCGGGGCTGGCCGTCGCAGAGCATCTACGACAGATAGTGGCATCGCGCGAGCTGCGACGCGGCCGAGACGGAAGTCGTCTCGGGCAGGTTACCATCAGTCTGGGAGTGGCCGCGGGGCAGGCCGGCGCTGATCCCGAAACCGTTGTCGAACGAGCGGATGCGGCACTCTATCGAGCTAAAGGCAATGGTCGGAATCGGGTTGAGGCCGCGTCCGCGTAA
- a CDS encoding DUF2142 domain-containing protein produces the protein MRHSIELKAMVGIGLRPRPRKVRCRRQGSSGIPLMVPRQWKSWFAVKRQAISWGFMKKGKKSEPEPPVNELGYPRLFLLLGAFFGLSMLFLTPPFQVPDEHDHFFRAMMIASGQFVARPYAFSEAEKKQAPLKYLQGRGGMVPVSVPYTTRMVNQNLPFHPENKQDSGMLKKMLALPLHLPGQPKVFINTSAAGYAPLLYLPSALTLAVGSRFSLSPLWLMYLGRLANLLLYLGLVYGALKIVPTGKLIFFLLGLMPMSLFLAPSLSIDGITIAAVLLLTAVLLELAVQETASIKFRTWFIAPVALTLLALGKPVYCPLLLLFFSPRTCFFQNRGRLYLFLVSLGLAGAAFFIWSRLQNSAPPLTASPVPFDYTSFQLKDSLLPLLDHSRQLQFLRDYPQTVFTILGRTLQTQGRHVLESFVGLLGWLDTSLPAWIYFSYPLALVVGALSCRSVGREVWFEKALLATISILICGAILLALYLTATPVGNAVIGGLQGRYFIPAALPLLLLFRNSHSLISPRHVVAALLVRYGPGLYVGAVLLATLHSLWQRYY, from the coding sequence ATGCGGCACTCTATCGAGCTAAAGGCAATGGTCGGAATCGGGTTGAGGCCGCGTCCGCGTAAGGTAAGGTGTCGGCGCCAAGGGTCGTCGGGTATACCTCTGATGGTTCCGCGGCAGTGGAAATCGTGGTTTGCGGTTAAGCGGCAAGCCATAAGCTGGGGGTTCATGAAAAAAGGAAAGAAGTCCGAACCGGAACCGCCTGTCAACGAACTCGGTTATCCGCGTCTTTTTCTTCTGCTCGGCGCTTTCTTCGGTCTGAGCATGCTTTTTTTGACCCCGCCTTTTCAGGTTCCGGATGAGCATGATCATTTCTTTCGCGCGATGATGATTGCTTCCGGCCAGTTTGTCGCCCGCCCCTATGCTTTCAGTGAAGCGGAAAAAAAACAGGCTCCGCTTAAATATCTGCAGGGCCGCGGCGGCATGGTTCCGGTCAGTGTTCCTTACACCACCCGAATGGTGAATCAGAACCTGCCTTTTCATCCTGAAAACAAGCAGGATTCCGGCATGCTCAAAAAAATGCTGGCTTTGCCGCTGCACCTGCCGGGGCAACCGAAGGTTTTCATCAATACCAGCGCCGCCGGCTATGCGCCCCTTCTCTATCTGCCGAGCGCTCTGACCCTGGCGGTCGGCAGCCGGTTCTCGCTTTCCCCCTTATGGTTGATGTACCTCGGTCGTCTCGCCAATCTGCTGCTTTATCTCGGGCTGGTTTACGGGGCCCTGAAAATCGTCCCGACCGGAAAGCTGATCTTCTTTCTTCTGGGGCTGATGCCGATGAGCCTGTTTCTGGCTCCTTCGCTTTCCATTGACGGGATCACCATCGCCGCGGTCCTGCTGCTGACTGCGGTTCTGCTCGAACTGGCGGTTCAGGAAACGGCGTCGATCAAGTTTCGAACCTGGTTCATCGCGCCGGTCGCCTTAACCCTGCTGGCTCTGGGGAAACCCGTTTATTGTCCGCTGCTGCTGCTGTTTTTTTCCCCCCGGACCTGTTTTTTTCAGAATCGCGGTCGTTTATACCTGTTTTTGGTCAGCCTGGGACTGGCCGGCGCCGCTTTTTTTATCTGGAGCCGGCTGCAAAATTCAGCTCCTCCCCTGACCGCGAGCCCAGTTCCCTTTGACTACACCAGTTTCCAGCTCAAAGACAGCTTGCTGCCCCTGCTTGATCACTCCCGGCAACTGCAGTTTCTGCGGGATTATCCTCAGACCGTGTTCACGATTCTGGGTCGGACTCTGCAGACTCAGGGGCGTCACGTTCTCGAATCCTTTGTTGGTCTCCTGGGATGGCTTGACACCAGCCTGCCGGCTTGGATTTATTTCAGTTATCCTCTTGCCCTGGTTGTCGGAGCCCTGAGCTGCCGTTCTGTCGGCAGAGAGGTCTGGTTTGAAAAAGCCCTGCTCGCCACAATCTCGATCCTGATCTGCGGGGCCATCCTGCTGGCGCTTTACCTGACCGCGACCCCGGTCGGCAACGCCGTTATCGGCGGTTTGCAGGGTCGCTATTTCATTCCGGCGGCGTTGCCTCTTCTGTTGCTCTTTCGCAACTCTCATTCCTTGATAAGCCCCCGGCATGTTGTCGCCGCATTGTTGGTCAGGTACGGGCCCGGCTTGTATGTCGGAGCTGTCCTGCTGGCGACACTTCACAGTCTTTGGCAACGCTATTACTGA
- a CDS encoding glycosyltransferase — translation MMVSFVIPSRNQAGFIERCLDSCLALDSHEREVIVMDGASTDKTQSLLSAYGSRIQWLSEPDRGQSDAVNKGIAKARGEIIAWINSDDYYPDHRLLSHIMEKFCREPTLDIIHGDGNLVDSKGAVIRRFRSSEMTSSREMLLRAGIGICQPALFFRRRLFLEAGGLNIHLHWAMDLDLWLRLFPLARKVSYLNEVLACATCHPQAKSIAGMWPHIHEICAVLRKYQGQHSWTVAERLKLWRGKTALYLYGLAVRLHLKKVI, via the coding sequence ATGATGGTCTCGTTTGTCATTCCCAGCCGCAACCAGGCCGGTTTTATCGAACGCTGCCTTGACAGCTGTCTGGCCCTGGACTCCCATGAGCGTGAGGTGATTGTCATGGATGGCGCCTCGACCGACAAGACCCAAAGCCTCCTGTCTGCATACGGTTCCCGCATCCAGTGGCTTTCCGAGCCCGACCGGGGTCAATCCGACGCCGTCAATAAAGGCATAGCCAAGGCTCGAGGAGAGATCATCGCCTGGATCAACTCCGATGACTATTATCCTGATCACCGCTTGCTAAGCCATATCATGGAGAAATTCTGCCGGGAGCCTACGCTTGACATTATCCATGGCGATGGCAACCTGGTCGACAGTAAAGGTGCGGTCATCAGACGTTTCCGCAGTTCAGAGATGACTTCGTCCAGGGAGATGCTGCTTCGCGCCGGCATCGGCATCTGTCAACCAGCCCTCTTTTTCAGACGGCGGTTGTTTCTTGAGGCCGGCGGCCTGAACATTCATCTGCACTGGGCCATGGATCTTGATTTATGGCTGCGCCTGTTTCCGCTGGCGCGAAAGGTGTCTTATTTAAATGAGGTGCTGGCCTGCGCAACCTGTCATCCGCAGGCCAAATCCATCGCCGGCATGTGGCCTCACATTCATGAAATTTGTGCCGTGCTCAGAAAATATCAGGGACAACATTCATGGACTGTGGCTGAAAGGCTGAAACTGTGGCGGGGGAAAACTGCGCTTTATCTCTACGGGCTCGCGGTCAGATTGCACCTGAAAAAGGTCATCTGA
- a CDS encoding glycosyltransferase family 1 protein: protein MKHDQLQNKRVLILFPHLVIPGGALIYTLRLAEQLQQRGAEVAILTLRHEPRQIQISAAIEVIAHPHGPLTSSLSFWLSWPVWQHWIVRKIRNWNPDLLISQVFPSNWWGWLAKRVLPQIPLLWVCHEPSAFIHSEIWIRVLQPVWKSRLALSLRPFLAHADRRLSKYGDAVVANSRFTAEQVKRVYDLKVAAIANPGVILDDFPGRRAARSNLLLTVAHLSGFKRIDFLLQVFAGILERQPHLRLAIVGDGEKMTALKQFATTLQIAGQVDFHGRLHHSEIVRLYTGAALYMHGGVEEAFGMALIEALAGGCPVLAHASGGPLEIVTPDTGRLMPNLDPMAWSKAAIALLEQDDAQTALLCRKRAADFSWKQTGDRIASVCHQLITLFNSKTNP from the coding sequence ATGAAGCACGATCAGCTTCAGAATAAACGGGTCCTGATCCTTTTTCCCCACCTGGTGATTCCCGGTGGCGCCCTGATTTATACCCTGCGGCTCGCCGAGCAACTCCAACAACGCGGAGCTGAGGTCGCCATTTTAACCCTCCGCCATGAGCCACGGCAGATTCAGATTTCCGCCGCCATCGAAGTCATCGCTCACCCCCACGGCCCGCTGACTTCAAGTCTTTCTTTCTGGCTGAGCTGGCCTGTATGGCAGCATTGGATAGTTCGAAAGATCAGAAACTGGAACCCGGATCTTCTAATTTCCCAGGTTTTCCCTTCCAATTGGTGGGGATGGCTGGCAAAGCGCGTGCTGCCGCAAATCCCCCTGCTCTGGGTCTGCCATGAACCGAGCGCGTTTATTCATTCCGAAATCTGGATTCGGGTTTTACAGCCGGTCTGGAAAAGCCGACTGGCGCTCAGCCTGCGTCCTTTTCTGGCGCACGCCGACCGGCGGCTGTCAAAATACGGGGATGCGGTCGTAGCCAACAGCCGCTTCACGGCCGAACAGGTCAAGCGGGTCTACGACTTGAAGGTAGCGGCGATCGCCAATCCGGGGGTCATCTTGGATGATTTTCCCGGGCGCCGAGCCGCCAGATCGAATTTGCTGCTGACGGTGGCGCATCTGTCCGGTTTCAAACGCATCGATTTTCTTTTACAGGTTTTCGCCGGCATCCTTGAAAGACAGCCGCATCTACGCCTGGCGATTGTCGGCGACGGGGAAAAGATGACCGCGCTGAAACAATTCGCTACCACTTTGCAGATCGCCGGACAGGTTGATTTTCATGGCCGTTTGCACCACTCGGAGATTGTCCGACTCTACACCGGCGCCGCGCTTTATATGCATGGCGGGGTCGAGGAAGCTTTCGGCATGGCCTTGATCGAAGCCCTGGCCGGCGGCTGTCCGGTTCTGGCGCACGCCAGCGGCGGTCCTCTGGAAATTGTCACCCCGGACACAGGCCGTTTGATGCCTAACCTTGACCCCATGGCGTGGAGTAAAGCCGCCATCGCCCTGCTGGAGCAGGACGACGCCCAAACGGCGCTGTTGTGTCGAAAAAGAGCCGCCGATTTTTCCTGGAAGCAAACAGGTGACCGCATAGCCTCGGTTTGCCATCAACTGATAACCCTTTTCAACTCAAAAACAAACCCATGA
- a CDS encoding glycosyltransferase, whose protein sequence is MSNRHSAPENKRPVFISACLVVFHEERLIRRCLKSIRSLCDEIIVIHDGPCSDQTLAIALEFGATAQEGERRGAPEFHRAAAFARARGEWILQLDADEFLSATAIFYLRNRLRRTGQDNGFSLRWPIWNGRRYLTAEWPYKPCIFRKAAMHYVGFPHSEVTVDGGIRPLPVRLEHQPEYNNLSFSTYMKKHRKWVAVHADNLTRELTELPSFRPQQDGGRWPTHMEVIRRYGKMALPLNAVILFLGTIFLAGGWRNPCSALLVYKQNLFYYSELAWLYGRNRRRRTVR, encoded by the coding sequence ATGTCGAACCGTCACTCCGCCCCCGAAAACAAAAGGCCTGTTTTCATATCGGCCTGCCTCGTGGTCTTCCACGAGGAACGTCTGATCCGGCGCTGTCTGAAGAGTATTCGAAGCCTCTGCGATGAAATCATTGTCATTCATGACGGCCCCTGCTCCGATCAGACCCTGGCCATCGCGCTGGAATTCGGAGCGACCGCGCAGGAGGGCGAACGCCGGGGAGCCCCTGAATTTCATCGCGCCGCCGCCTTTGCCCGGGCGCGGGGGGAATGGATACTCCAGCTTGACGCGGATGAATTTTTAAGTGCTACGGCCATCTTTTATCTTCGCAACCGCCTGCGCCGAACCGGCCAAGACAACGGCTTTTCCCTGCGCTGGCCGATCTGGAACGGCCGGCGCTACCTGACTGCCGAATGGCCTTACAAACCCTGCATCTTTCGCAAAGCGGCAATGCATTATGTCGGTTTTCCGCACAGTGAGGTAACGGTCGACGGAGGCATACGGCCGCTTCCGGTCCGTCTGGAACATCAGCCGGAATACAATAATCTAAGTTTTTCAACCTACATGAAAAAACATCGGAAATGGGTTGCCGTCCATGCCGACAACCTGACGCGGGAACTGACGGAACTGCCGTCGTTTCGGCCCCAGCAAGACGGCGGCAGGTGGCCGACCCACATGGAGGTTATTCGGCGATACGGCAAAATGGCGCTTCCCCTCAATGCCGTAATTCTCTTTCTGGGTACGATATTCCTTGCGGGAGGCTGGCGAAACCCCTGCTCCGCGCTGCTGGTTTACAAGCAAAATCTTTTTTATTATTCGGAACTTGCCTGGCTCTACGGTAGAAACCGGCGCCGGAGAACTGTCCGATGA
- a CDS encoding glycosyltransferase, whose translation MRLPHRDRRMTTDKGPPLVTVVTPVLNGARFIRRTIRSVLEQKGNFILEYIICDGGSTDATLSIVKEFGDHCRLIQLPGGGPQEAINFALAQARGAIAGWLGADDLLAAGALDLVVKAFGEHPENDWLYGRCRIIDECGQEIRRWITVYKNLLGRRFSRRRLQAENFINQPATFWRMTLWRRCGGLNRRYQAAFDYDLWLRFAACGPPLVLFDYLASFRRHSASISERGYAGQFAEELSISKREASPLVYQLHRFNAYKIVTIYHCLAKLSQLKNKLLAGRP comes from the coding sequence ATGCGCTTGCCGCACCGCGACCGCCGCATGACGACAGATAAAGGCCCGCCCCTGGTAACCGTGGTTACGCCGGTGCTGAACGGCGCCCGTTTCATTCGCCGCACCATCCGCAGCGTGCTGGAACAAAAAGGAAATTTCATCCTTGAATATATCATCTGTGACGGCGGTTCGACGGATGCGACACTCAGCATCGTTAAGGAATTCGGCGACCACTGCCGACTTATACAACTGCCGGGTGGCGGACCGCAGGAAGCGATAAATTTCGCGCTGGCGCAGGCCCGGGGCGCGATTGCCGGCTGGCTGGGGGCCGATGACTTGTTGGCGGCCGGGGCCCTGGATCTGGTGGTTAAAGCCTTTGGCGAACACCCCGAAAACGATTGGCTCTACGGCCGCTGCCGCATTATCGATGAGTGCGGGCAGGAAATCCGGCGCTGGATAACCGTGTACAAAAATCTTCTCGGTCGCCGTTTTTCGCGCCGGCGACTGCAGGCGGAAAACTTCATCAATCAGCCGGCGACCTTCTGGCGCATGACCTTATGGCGGCGCTGCGGCGGTCTTAACCGACGCTATCAAGCCGCTTTTGATTATGATCTGTGGCTGCGTTTCGCCGCCTGCGGACCCCCTCTGGTTCTATTTGATTACCTGGCCTCTTTTCGTCGCCATTCCGCTTCCATCAGCGAACGGGGCTATGCCGGGCAATTTGCTGAAGAACTGTCGATCAGTAAAAGGGAAGCCTCGCCCCTGGTTTACCAGCTGCATCGTTTCAACGCTTACAAGATCGTCACCATCTACCACTGTCTGGCCAAGCTGTCCCAGTTGAAAAATAAACTCCTGGCCGGTCGGCCCTGA
- a CDS encoding DUF2304 domain-containing protein yields MIFDRLLFVASLASLAFILLVGELIRRRRLDAGYALLWLGWGGCFLFFSVWRKALDLLAGMLGIYYPPAALLLILILGLLLVMMQFSVVVSRQRQQIKALTQRLALWENEQEDALAAPRPPHDDR; encoded by the coding sequence ATGATTTTTGATCGTCTTTTATTTGTGGCCTCCCTGGCCAGTCTGGCCTTTATCCTGCTGGTTGGAGAATTGATTCGCCGGCGGCGGCTGGATGCGGGCTACGCCCTGCTCTGGCTGGGCTGGGGCGGCTGTTTTCTGTTTTTTTCGGTCTGGCGCAAAGCCCTCGACCTGCTGGCCGGCATGCTTGGCATTTACTACCCACCGGCGGCCCTGCTGCTGATCCTGATTCTCGGGCTGCTGCTGGTCATGATGCAGTTTTCCGTGGTCGTCTCCCGGCAAAGGCAACAGATCAAGGCTCTGACCCAGCGTCTGGCCCTATGGGAAAACGAGCAGGAAGATGCGCTTGCCGCACCGCGACCGCCGCATGACGACAGATAA
- a CDS encoding glycosyltransferase family 2 protein, translating to MRSLVIIPAYNEAGNIGAVVDSLAELNQELEILVVNDGSADDTGNQARRNGQATVLDLACNLGIGGAVQTGFIYALRKQFESAIKFDGDGQHLATEIESLLRPLRENRADVVIGSRFHAAGGYKSTFSRRLGIRLLARINSLLLGRPMLDSTSGFRAYNRKAIEFLAQHYPAIDYPEPEEVVLLARNGFRVMETAVTMAPRQTGTSSIGLGRSFHYMAKVLLAILISCLRPAGGGKQDSAARRLRIER from the coding sequence ATGCGATCCCTGGTTATAATTCCAGCTTACAACGAGGCCGGCAATATCGGCGCGGTCGTGGATTCGTTGGCCGAGCTTAACCAGGAGCTTGAAATCCTGGTGGTCAACGACGGCTCCGCCGATGACACAGGAAACCAGGCTCGCCGTAACGGACAAGCCACGGTTCTTGATCTGGCCTGCAATCTTGGTATCGGGGGCGCGGTGCAAACCGGCTTCATCTACGCTTTGCGCAAGCAGTTTGAGAGCGCGATCAAATTTGACGGCGACGGCCAGCATCTGGCCACGGAGATTGAATCACTGCTCCGGCCTTTGCGGGAGAATCGGGCCGACGTCGTGATCGGCTCCCGTTTTCATGCCGCTGGAGGCTACAAATCAACCTTCAGCCGCCGGTTGGGGATTCGCCTGCTGGCCCGGATAAATTCCCTGCTTCTGGGTCGGCCGATGCTTGACAGCACCTCGGGTTTTCGCGCCTACAACCGCAAGGCGATTGAGTTTCTGGCTCAGCACTATCCGGCTATAGATTACCCTGAACCGGAAGAGGTTGTTCTGCTGGCCCGTAACGGCTTCAGGGTCATGGAAACGGCGGTGACCATGGCTCCGCGGCAAACCGGAACCTCTTCCATCGGCCTGGGGCGATCTTTTCATTACATGGCCAAGGTTCTTTTGGCGATTCTGATCAGCTGCCTGCGCCCCGCCGGCGGCGGAAAACAGGATTCGGCCGCTCGCCGCTTGAGGATCGAGAGATAA
- the carB gene encoding carbamoyl-phosphate synthase large subunit, translating into MPKRDDIKKILIIGSGPIIIGQACEFDYSGTQACKALKGLGYEIVLVNSNPATIMTDPAVADVTYIEPLNTKILSEIIAKERPDALLPNLGGQTGLNLSFALARQGVLAKYGVQVIGVNIDAIERGEDRQEFKRTMARIGLEVARSEVAGNLKEAEAIVGEMGFPVVIRPAYTMGGTGGGFAYNKDEFQLIAARGLAASPVSQILIEESVLGWEELELEVVRDAKGQKITVCFIENVDAMGVHTGDSFCTAPMLTIAPELQARLQEYSYRIVDAIEVIGGTNVQFTHDPQSGRVVVIEINPRTSRSSALASKATGFPIALISAMLACGLTLDEIPYWRLGSLEKYSPCGDYVVVKFARWAFEKFKGVEDRLGTQMRAVGEVMSIGKNYKEALQKAIRSLENGRSGLGFARNFNAKSLDELLEMLHEPSSERQFILYEALRKGADIETLAQRTHIKAWFLEQMRELVELEEKLLVYRGVLPPDELLRQAKKDGFADKYLALILRLPETLIRRKRLELGVAEAWEPVPVSGVENAAYYFSTYNAVDQVKVSDRLKIMILGGGPNRIGQGIEFDYCCVHAAFALRDAGYETIMVNCNPETVSTDYDTSDRLYFEPLTVEDVLAIYAKERPQGVICQFGGQTPLNLAAELKAAGVNVLGTSPETIDLAEDRDQFNRVMKKLGIPQPEAGMAQNLDEALKIAERIGYPLIVRPSYVLGGRAMEVVHDQEMLREYVEKAVEISPEKPILIDKFLENAIEVEADAIADGENAFVPAVMEHIELAGVHSGDSACVIPPINIPLRHIDTIEEYTRKIALEMQVVGLMNIQYAIADDRVYILEANPRASRTVPLVSKVCNISLARIATEVILGRKLGELDLKRRPITHFGVKEAVFPFNMFPEVDPLLGPEMRSTGEVLGLADNYGLAFFKAQEATGQALPLQGCLLLTVSPRDRQGALEVASRFTELGFVIKATRGTAQFLKENGIESELILKRHEGRPNIVDAITNNEVHLVVNTPSGKLGAVDDSYIRKTAIKYKVPYITTTAAAIAAAKGIAATRQGHGEVKSLQRYHADLG; encoded by the coding sequence ATGCCTAAAAGAGATGATATCAAGAAAATTCTGATTATCGGCTCCGGCCCGATAATTATCGGTCAGGCCTGTGAGTTTGACTATTCCGGAACCCAGGCCTGTAAAGCCCTGAAAGGTCTGGGCTATGAGATCGTGCTGGTCAACTCCAATCCGGCGACGATCATGACTGATCCGGCGGTTGCCGATGTGACTTATATCGAGCCTTTGAACACGAAAATCTTAAGTGAAATTATTGCCAAGGAACGGCCGGACGCCCTGCTGCCGAATCTGGGCGGGCAGACCGGTTTGAATCTGTCTTTTGCGCTGGCCCGTCAAGGGGTCCTGGCAAAGTACGGAGTGCAAGTGATCGGGGTTAATATTGATGCGATTGAACGGGGTGAGGATCGTCAGGAATTCAAACGGACCATGGCCCGGATCGGGCTCGAAGTGGCCCGCAGCGAGGTTGCCGGTAATCTGAAAGAGGCGGAAGCGATTGTCGGCGAAATGGGTTTTCCGGTGGTGATTCGTCCGGCCTATACGATGGGAGGCACCGGCGGTGGCTTTGCTTATAACAAGGATGAGTTTCAGTTGATCGCCGCCCGCGGCCTGGCCGCGAGTCCGGTCAGTCAGATTCTGATCGAGGAGTCGGTTCTGGGTTGGGAAGAACTGGAGCTTGAGGTGGTCCGCGACGCCAAAGGTCAGAAGATTACGGTTTGTTTTATTGAAAATGTGGACGCCATGGGGGTGCATACCGGAGATTCCTTCTGTACCGCGCCGATGTTGACCATCGCGCCGGAGTTACAGGCGCGGCTTCAGGAATACTCCTACCGGATAGTCGATGCGATTGAAGTGATCGGCGGCACCAACGTTCAGTTCACCCACGACCCGCAAAGCGGCCGCGTGGTCGTGATCGAGATCAATCCCCGAACCTCGCGTTCCTCGGCCCTGGCTTCCAAGGCCACCGGTTTTCCAATCGCCCTGATTTCGGCCATGCTGGCCTGTGGTCTGACCCTGGATGAGATTCCCTACTGGCGTCTCGGCAGCCTGGAAAAATACAGCCCCTGCGGCGATTATGTCGTGGTTAAATTCGCGCGCTGGGCTTTCGAGAAATTCAAGGGGGTGGAAGACCGTCTCGGCACGCAGATGCGGGCTGTCGGCGAGGTCATGAGTATCGGCAAGAATTACAAGGAAGCCTTGCAGAAGGCGATTCGCTCACTGGAGAACGGGCGTTCCGGCTTGGGTTTCGCCCGTAATTTCAATGCGAAAAGCCTGGATGAATTGCTGGAAATGTTGCATGAGCCGAGCAGTGAAAGACAGTTTATCCTGTACGAGGCCTTGCGTAAAGGCGCGGATATCGAGACCCTGGCGCAGCGCACCCATATCAAGGCCTGGTTTCTGGAGCAGATGCGTGAGTTGGTTGAACTTGAGGAAAAATTGCTGGTTTATCGCGGTGTTCTGCCGCCGGATGAGCTTTTGCGGCAGGCCAAGAAGGATGGTTTCGCCGATAAATACCTGGCTTTGATTCTCCGGTTGCCGGAGACGCTGATTCGGCGGAAACGTCTTGAGCTCGGTGTGGCCGAAGCCTGGGAACCGGTGCCGGTCAGCGGCGTTGAAAATGCGGCCTACTATTTTTCCACCTACAACGCCGTCGATCAGGTTAAGGTCAGCGACCGGCTGAAGATCATGATCCTCGGCGGCGGGCCCAACCGAATCGGTCAGGGCATCGAATTTGACTATTGTTGCGTGCATGCCGCCTTTGCCCTGCGCGACGCTGGCTACGAGACGATCATGGTCAACTGTAACCCGGAAACGGTCTCCACCGATTACGACACTTCCGACAGGCTCTATTTTGAGCCGCTGACGGTCGAGGACGTGCTCGCCATCTACGCGAAAGAGCGTCCGCAGGGAGTGATCTGTCAGTTCGGCGGGCAGACGCCGTTGAACCTGGCCGCCGAACTCAAAGCGGCCGGAGTCAATGTCCTGGGCACCTCTCCGGAAACCATCGATCTGGCCGAGGATCGCGACCAGTTTAACCGGGTCATGAAAAAACTCGGCATTCCTCAACCCGAGGCCGGTATGGCCCAAAACCTTGACGAGGCCCTTAAGATTGCCGAAAGAATCGGTTATCCTTTGATTGTCCGTCCTTCATACGTGCTCGGCGGACGTGCCATGGAAGTGGTTCATGACCAGGAGATGCTGCGGGAGTATGTTGAAAAAGCCGTCGAGATCAGCCCGGAAAAACCGATTCTGATCGATAAATTTCTGGAAAACGCGATTGAGGTTGAAGCCGACGCCATCGCCGACGGAGAAAACGCTTTTGTTCCGGCGGTGATGGAGCATATTGAACTGGCCGGAGTGCATTCCGGGGATTCGGCCTGCGTCATTCCCCCGATCAATATCCCCTTGCGTCATATCGACACGATTGAAGAATATACCCGTAAGATCGCCTTGGAAATGCAGGTTGTCGGTCTCATGAATATTCAGTACGCCATCGCCGATGATCGGGTTTATATTCTCGAAGCCAATCCCCGGGCCAGCCGGACGGTGCCGCTGGTCAGCAAGGTCTGTAATATTTCGCTGGCCAGAATCGCGACCGAGGTTATCTTGGGGCGTAAACTTGGCGAACTGGATTTAAAACGGCGGCCGATTACCCATTTTGGGGTCAAAGAGGCGGTTTTCCCCTTTAATATGTTTCCGGAGGTTGATCCGTTGCTCGGGCCGGAGATGCGTTCCACCGGTGAGGTTCTGGGCCTGGCGGATAACTATGGCCTGGCCTTTTTCAAGGCTCAGGAAGCCACCGGCCAGGCGCTGCCGCTGCAGGGTTGTCTGCTGCTGACGGTCTCACCCCGGGATCGCCAGGGAGCTCTCGAAGTCGCCTCCCGTTTTACCGAGCTCGGTTTTGTTATTAAGGCGACTCGGGGAACGGCCCAGTTTCTCAAGGAGAACGGAATCGAGAGCGAGTTGATTCTCAAGCGTCACGAAGGTCGTCCCAATATCGTCGATGCGATAACCAACAACGAGGTTCATCTGGTGGTCAATACGCCGAGCGGTAAGCTGGGTGCGGTTGACGATTCCTATATTCGCAAAACCGCGATCAAATATAAGGTTCCCTATATCACGACAACCGCTGCCGCCATTGCCGCCGCCAAGGGTATTGCGGCGACCCGGCAGGGACATGGCGAAGTCAAAAGTCTGCAGCGCTATCACGCGGATCTTGGTTGA